The Streptomyces sp. ALI-76-A nucleotide sequence TCGCGACGGCCTGCTCCCGTCGTTCGGCGTCCTGACCACTGGTGGCCTGCAATCCTCCGATGCGGCCTTCCAGGCGCAGCAGGAGGTCGGCCGCCCGGCCTGCCTCCTCACGGCAGCGGCGCAGTTCGGCGCGCGCCTCGGCGACGCGTGCGACGATCTGCCGGTAGTCCTCGCCGACGGTGGCCTCCACCGCTTCCAGGCGCGCCTTCAGTCCCGCCGCCTCCGCCTCGGCGGCAGCCGCGTTCTCGGCCTGTTCCTCGGCGGCCCGGCGCGAACGGTCCGCCTGCGCGGCCAGTTGGTGGGCCCTGTCGGCAGCGGCGGTCGCGGTGAGGTGGGCGTCCACCCAGCTGTCGGCGGTGTCCCGGAACCTGTCGATGTCGGCGGAGAGTGCACGCAACCGGTCGCGGTCGGTGGGCAGTCCGTGTTCCGCGGCCCGGCGGCTGAGCGTGCGCAGGGCGCCCGCCACCTCGCTCTCGCACCGCGCCAGATGCCCGGCGGCGTCGCGCACGGCGTCGTCTCGGGCAGCCACCTTTTCCTCGGCTCGGTCCCAGTCACGCTGACGGGCGTCAAGTTCCCGGTGATCAGGTCGAGCGGCGCGGTCGGCGTCCAGCCGGGCGCGGCGAGCGCCGAGTCCGCGCAGTTGGTCGTCGAGCGCGGCGAGGGAGGCGTTCGTCTCACTGATGCGCTCGGTCAGTTCACCGATCCGGCGCTGCCGGGCCCGCTGCCGCGCGAAGGCACCGATGTGGGCCGGTTCCGGCTTGCTCCACGTTCCGGTGGCGAGCGCGAGACGCCAGGCACCGTCGGCCGACACGGCCGCAGGGTGCCCACCGGGCAGGCATGGGCCGTAGGCGACACCGGCGAGGACGCGGATCACGGTGTCGGCCGGGACGGGGATGCCCTCCTCGGGCCTCAGCACCTCCAGCAGGCTGGGCCCCGGCGCGGTCACGGCCAGGGCCGCCTCGGCGCGGGTGTCGTGTCCAGTCAGCGTGATTCCGTCGTAGGGGCTGACCCAGGCATCCAAGAGGCCCGACGCCTCCAGTGCGGCCTCCACCGCGGCCTGAACGGGGAGCGGGACACCCTCTCGGAAGGCGACCAGCCGCCACAGGGGTGCTCCCGCCGTCGCCGTACGGACAGTGGTGCGGGTGGGCGGGGGCGGAGGCGGCAGTTCGGTCTCACCGCTCAGACGTCGTACCTCCTCCTCACGTCGGCTCCGCTCGTCCCGCAGCCCCTGACGTGCGGCTCGGGCGGTGGCCTCAGCGGTGGCAATCTCCTGTTCCAGCGGGCGGGCGGCAGCTTCGACCAGGGTCCTCACCTCTGCCTCGCTCGCCGCTCTGACCACCAGTTCCCCGGGGTCGGCGATGCGCAGTTCCGTGCAGCCGTCAGCCCACGCAAGCAGCCGTTCCGCCTGTGCGGCAAGGGCGTCGTCCCAGGCGCAGGACGCCTCGTCCCGCCGGGCGATCATCTCCGAGAGTCGAGTACGCGCCTCGTCCATCAGGCCCTCGGCGGCGCCCCGGTCGCGTACCGCGCGGTCGTGCTCGTCCATCGCCTCGGTAAAGAAGGTGACCTGCTGCCGTCGGGCGGTGACCGCGCCCCGCAGCAGCAGACGGGCCTGTCGGGCCCCGTTCTCACCCCCCGCGGATGTGGTACCTGAGCCCTCGGGCCGGCTGCCGCCCCCCTCACGCCCCGCGCCGTCGGGGAGGGGTGCTACATGGTCCGCGCCCAGGATCACCGTCGCCTCGTGATGGATGGACTCCAGACCCGCCGCCCGGGCCGACCGGCGTGCTTCCTCTGCGGCTTCGCGCGCGTGCTCGTCGAGTGTGCGGGCCTGACCCGCCGCCTCATGGGCGTGCCCCTGATCCACCTCCGCCCTGACCTGAGTGGCCCGGGCAGTGGCGCGCTGCCGCCCGGCAGCGGCAGTCACGTCTTCCGTTCGGCGGCGGAGCCGGTCGAGTTCCGCACCCTGCTTGTACGCGTCACTCTCGCGCAGCCCCTCGACGGTCTCCTCCAGGGCGTGCGCGCGCAGCTCCTGTTCCCCACGCCGAGCCTGGGCCGACTCGCGTTCCACCAGCGCCTGTTCGAGCTCCTCGGCGCTCTGGCGGGCGACACGGGTGAGGTTGTCCATCTCGGTGGTCGCCGAGATCAGCACGGCGGAACCGGCACGCAGGACGCGTCGCGCATAGGCGCGCTGCCGGGAGGCGACGGTCTCAGCCGCCGTCACCTCGTCGTCCAGCCGCTTGAGGTGCTCTCGCTGGCGGTCCAGCCGCTCGAAGCCCTCGGCGAGTTCGGCGATCTCGCCTTCGCCCAGTGGGGGCAAGGCGCGGGACAGCAGAGTGGAGAGCAGGGACGGGTCCAGCCGTTCGGACAGTTTGGGCTGGCGCAGCTGGAGCAGGGCGGACAGCAGTGACTCGTAGCGCTGCTCCCCCATGCCGGCGAACAGTTCGCGCCGTACGGCCGTGCGGTAGTCGGTGGCCGAGGCATGCACGTCGCCGCGGTCGCGCAACGCTTCGGCGAGGGCTGTCCGCGTCAATGGCTGTCCCGCCTCGTTGACGAGGAACACACCCCCGGAGTGGGCGATCCTGGATCCGGTGGTGAAGTAGTCGGCGTGCACCCCTGTGGTGTGCACGCTCGCCTGCAGACGCGCCCCGCATCCGAACCACCGCTCCGTGCCGTCGTCGCCGACGCGGCAAAACTCCATCCACACGTAGCCGACGCGGGTCTTGCCGGAGGCGCCTTCGCCCAGCAGGTTCCAGTGCATGGTGCGTTCAGAACCGCCGAAGGTGGACAGGCGGTTGGGGCGGAGGCTGGCATCGAAGAGGAAGGGCAGCAGAAGCTCGAGGGCCTTGGACTTGCCCGAACCGTTCTGCCCGCGCAGCAGCAGGCGACCCTGGTGGAAGGTGAAGGTCTCGTCGTAGTAGCGCCAGACGTTGAGGATGCCCGCACGATGCGGCTGCCAGCGACTGCGGGCGGCGTCCGCCGCATGTGCCGGTGCCCCCGCCTGCTCGGTGGGCTCCTCGGGCCGGCGCGGGCGGGGAAGCTCTGTCACGCTCACTGCTGATCTCCCTGTGCGCCGGCGCCACCAGAAGCAGTGGTGCCCGCCGTCTCGAACGGGCTCGTGCCCCGCTCCGGTCCGGGCTTCTCCGCCGGATCCGAACTCGTCGTCTCCGTCAGGCGGTAGCGGTACGCGGCCGGGCACGCGACAACACGGCCCCTGGCTCGGCGGGCCAGGCCGACATCAGTCAGTACACGTACCGCGTCGTCGGACAGCCGAGCCGCGCCGTCCTCGGACTGATACGCCTTGGCCCAGCGCGGGAAGCGTCGCAGCAGATCCGCTCCGGCCTCGACGAGCTGCTCGGGCAGCAATCCGGCGGGCGCGGCGCAGAGCGGCTCCAGGAGGAGCAGCGCGGCGACCCGGGCAGTGGACGTGTCGTCGGGGAAACGGACATCGGTGGCCAGCCCGTCCGGGTCCACCAGCAGGAAGCCTTCCGCTCGTTCCTCCAGGACGAAGCCGGCCTGCTCGACCGAGCGGCGCAGGATCTGGCGTCCGGTCAGGGAGGTGACGTACGCCAGCTCATCGTCAGCGAGGTCCGACCGGTACAGCACGGGATCGTCGAAGAGGCGACGCAGCACCGAGTGGCGCAGTCTCAGGTTGCGTTGCGCATCCGTGGCGGCGGCCTCGCCGTGTGCCCCGTCCGCCGTGCCGTCGACGACCGCGCCGCCGTAGCGGCGCTCTCGCACAAGACCCGTGAGGAGTTCCTCGAACCGCGCGGGCACCTCGTCCGGGGGCACGGCCAGTCGGGAGGCGCCGACGGGCGCGGCCGGCAACCGCATCAGCAGGGTGGTGTCCACGCGGTAGAGAACCTTGGCCTCCGCGGACTCGACGTACGCCTCGGTCGCCCCGTCCACCGCACGCAGCACGTCGTACGACTCCAGCAGCTTCAGGACGTCGACGAACGCCATCCGCTCCGGCTTGCGGACCGGGTCGAACGCGGGCAGTGCCCGGTCGGCCGCCGTGGCCTGCACGACACGGCCGGCGAGCATGCCGATGGTTGTCATCGGCATCGACAGCAACTCGGCTGCGGTCACGCACAGCAGCACGTAACGCCGACGGTCGAACGGGGCCCGGCCGGAACGCGCCCTACGAGCCGGGCGGGAGCCGTCCGGGTTCGCGCGGACCTTGGTGAGGCGGGCGTACCCCCGGCGAGGCTCGATGACCAGGCTCCAGCCGCATGTGTAGTCGAACCACTGGGTCAGCGGCTCGCGACGGCGGCGTACCAGTTCGAAGCCGGCTGGGTCGGCGGCCTCGGTGAGCAGCGGACGAGCCAGGAGGAGCCGGATGGCACGAGCCACCTCCTCCCGTTCCGCAGCGGCCAGTTGGTTGGCGAGCGTGCTCATACCGCCTCCTGCTGTGCGGCGAGGAAGTCCGGGAACGCGCAGGCTCCGCCCGCCGCCACGATGTGGACGACGTAGTCCGGTCCGGCCAGTGACCCCTTCGTGGTGCGAAGCAGGACGGTGCGGCTGTCAGGAGGCCGAGCCAGTGCGATCTCGACCCGGCCGTCCCCCGTCGTGGCGCGCCGCAGCCCCTCTGCGTCCGGCCGGGCGGACAGGGACCGGCCCAGCAGGTCCAGCAGCCGGTCGAAGACGGCGGGGTCCAGCGCGCCGAAGGAGGACAGACGCACGGGTCCGTCCGTCTCCAGCACCTGCCAGGCGCGCGCGAGTTCCGCGCGCTCCGCGCGGGCCCGCTCGGCGCGCTCCGCCCTGACGGCCGCGACGTCCCGCACCTTGGCCGTGCGAGTGAAGCGCTCCGTCCGTCCACTGGTCCGCAGCAGCGCCGACACCTCCACTGGCGGGGCCTCGGACCAGGAATGGGACGACGGGATCAACTCCGGGTCGGGGTGGGCGAGGTGAGCGTGGCGTGCCGGGCCGAGGCCGAAGGCCGCCGACCACAGCCGGTGCAGGTCCTCCTCCGCGGGGGCCGCTGCGAACCAGCGCGCCAGCTCCCGAAAGTCCTGCACGGCGCTGGAAGAGCGGCGCCGTGACTCGTTGATCCGCTCCAGGACCTGCAGGAGCGAGACGATGGCCCGCCGGGCGATGTCGTGCAGCTGCTCGATCCGGGGGCGTGCCCCGTCGTCCGGAAGGAACCATGCCCGCAGCCCCGCCCAACGCGCCCGTCGGCTCTCCAGCCAGCCGGCCGCGGGATCCTCTCCGGTCACCGGCGGCAGCTCGGCCCCGCGCAGCGCCCGCTCGCGCAGCACGGCGATCCCTTGTTCCTCCACCCGGGCCACGGCAGCAGCGACCGCCTGCCCGCGTCGGTCCAGGTTGACCAAGAACTCCTGCAGATACGCGACGGTGGCGGCCTTGACCTCGCGGAACACCTCCAGATCCGCGCCCTCGGCGCGCAGGAGGCGCTGCAGTTCGCCGTTGAACGCCTTGGTGTTCTCCACCAGAGCGTCCAGATGCCCCTCCAGCTCCCGCAGCGTGCTAAAGATCCGTCGATCGGCCGAGGCGGGTTCGCCGCAGAGCCCGCACAACTCGTCGAGCCGGTCGGCGATCGCCTCCAGCACGGCCGTCTGCAGCGCCCCCGTAGAGGCGAGAACCTCAAGCGCGTGCCGTACTCCGGCGAGAGCGGCCTCGCCGCGGCGGGTCAGTGAGTACTGCAGGTTACGCCGCTCGTACTCCTCTGCCGTGCGGTAGTTCTCCGCGTGGTTGTGCACCACATCCAGGAGCTCCCACTGCACGAGTTTCCGGAGCGCCTCATGCAGTTCCTCATCCTCGACCGCCGCCGCCCAACCCACCCCGCGCAGCCGCAGGCGCACGGTCTCGAGCCCCAGCGCTGTCTCCAGGTGCTCGCCTGCCACGCCGAAGGCGTCCAACACGGCCCCATACAGGTCGGACCTCTCCCCCGTCGTGAACCGGAACATCTCCGGTGGCACCCTGCGCACACCTTTCACCCCTCCCCGCGGTCCCGGCGGCTCCGGATCTCCACCCTAGAGGGCGCCACCGACATTCAGGGGCAAGTCCCGGAACAGCGGATTCGCACGGCGGGCAACGAGCGGTCCCGTCTCCCGGTGCCGCTGAAGGTCCGGCTCGGCGCGCGAGCGTGATCCGCTACCAGGCCCCCGTGAGGACCGCCGCCGGAGCGCATCCACTGCCCAGGGTCGTGTCGGATCCGCCCGTGTCCGAGGCGGGCAGAATCAGATCCGCGCAGGGGGCCGAGGACCCGCAACCGATTCGGTCCAGGGCGCCGGACCAGCACGCTGGCTCGGAGTCCATCCCTTGTGCTCGCGGTGGACAAGCTGCCACGACCAGCTCACCCCAGCACGGGCTCACCTCGCTCGCTCCGGACGTCGGGTCGCACACCATGCCCCCACCGCTGGCCCGGCCGCCCGGCGTCGACACCGTGTGCACAGAACGGAGGCCGCCGCAACCGGGTTTGAGTCGGCATACGGACAGGCGCCATGATAGGACCGTTCAAGCAGCCTGGTGCGGTGGGAGCAACAGATGCGGCCAGACGGGAAGACGGCCCCGTCCGATCTCCAGCTGAAGATCGTGCTGCACGGCACGAGACCGCCCCTGTGGCGGCGCCTCGTGATGCCGTCCGACACCTCGCTCCGGACGCTGCACGACGCCATCCAGCTCGCCTTCGGATGGCACGGTGGTCATCTGCATCTGTTCACCGACGAGTTCGGCCGGGGGTACGGCGATGCGGCCCGGCTCACCGACGTCGATCTCGGCCTCGGCCGCGGCGTCGGCGACGAGGGGGCCACCGCGCTCGGCGATGTGCTGGCCGGGGAGTGGGCACGGCTGCGCTATGTCTACGACTTCGGCGACGACTGGGAGCACGGGATCACGCTGGAGAAGGCACTGCCGCGCCCGGTCGGTGCGGGGCGGACGGTGCGCTGCGTCGGTGGGCGCCGCGCCGATGTACCGGCCGAGGACATCGGCGGCGTGTGGGGGCTGGCCGAGGTACTGGAGTTGCTCGACACCCCGGACGGGGCCGGGGATGGCCCGTACGGTGAGCTGGTCGCCGAGCTGCGGGCGACCGGTTACGACAAGGCCGCTTTCGAGCGGGAGGCAATCACCGCGCGCCTGGCCCAGCTGACGCCGGACACGGTGTCCGGCCATGCGAAGCCGCCGACCGGTGCTCGGGCCGGGCACGGCGGTGTCCGCCGGCTGACCGCCGAGGACGTGGCCCTGTGTACCTGCGGGCAGTGCGGGGTGGGCGGT carries:
- a CDS encoding TIGR02680 family protein, with the translated sequence MSVTELPRPRRPEEPTEQAGAPAHAADAARSRWQPHRAGILNVWRYYDETFTFHQGRLLLRGQNGSGKSKALELLLPFLFDASLRPNRLSTFGGSERTMHWNLLGEGASGKTRVGYVWMEFCRVGDDGTERWFGCGARLQASVHTTGVHADYFTTGSRIAHSGGVFLVNEAGQPLTRTALAEALRDRGDVHASATDYRTAVRRELFAGMGEQRYESLLSALLQLRQPKLSERLDPSLLSTLLSRALPPLGEGEIAELAEGFERLDRQREHLKRLDDEVTAAETVASRQRAYARRVLRAGSAVLISATTEMDNLTRVARQSAEELEQALVERESAQARRGEQELRAHALEETVEGLRESDAYKQGAELDRLRRRTEDVTAAAGRQRATARATQVRAEVDQGHAHEAAGQARTLDEHAREAAEEARRSARAAGLESIHHEATVILGADHVAPLPDGAGREGGGSRPEGSGTTSAGGENGARQARLLLRGAVTARRQQVTFFTEAMDEHDRAVRDRGAAEGLMDEARTRLSEMIARRDEASCAWDDALAAQAERLLAWADGCTELRIADPGELVVRAASEAEVRTLVEAAARPLEQEIATAEATARAARQGLRDERSRREEEVRRLSGETELPPPPPPTRTTVRTATAGAPLWRLVAFREGVPLPVQAAVEAALEASGLLDAWVSPYDGITLTGHDTRAEAALAVTAPGPSLLEVLRPEEGIPVPADTVIRVLAGVAYGPCLPGGHPAAVSADGAWRLALATGTWSKPEPAHIGAFARQRARQRRIGELTERISETNASLAALDDQLRGLGARRARLDADRAARPDHRELDARQRDWDRAEEKVAARDDAVRDAAGHLARCESEVAGALRTLSRRAAEHGLPTDRDRLRALSADIDRFRDTADSWVDAHLTATAAADRAHQLAAQADRSRRAAEEQAENAAAAEAEAAGLKARLEAVEATVGEDYRQIVARVAEARAELRRCREEAGRAADLLLRLEGRIGGLQATSGQDAERREQAVATRDSAAHRFRHLCLVGLAEDAGITPELDAGDGTKATLEAARATAATWPGIPYTPRNLGDAATRLSEAVHEARQRLGTRADLDLEPDDDIQLFTATLDGVRVGATGLLSTLTQERDSSRDDITTAERRLFDQILTGDIRRHLAARIRQAGELVDRMNGHLEGVRTASNVAVQLVWDVRPDLPDSTRTARQLLLKDPGRVTETDREALHAFFRARIEEAKGSDTAASWEEQLGEVLDYTAWHRFIVRLDRTNGTGWQPLTKKLHGALSGGEKAIALHLPLFAAVAAHYEAVPQAPRPILLDEVFVGVDTVNRGQVFALLTALDLDLMVTSDHEWCTYGELPGIAVHQLLTDGDDDAVTSARFVWNGTDLEAG
- a CDS encoding TIGR02678 family protein — translated: MSTLANQLAAAEREEVARAIRLLLARPLLTEAADPAGFELVRRRREPLTQWFDYTCGWSLVIEPRRGYARLTKVRANPDGSRPARRARSGRAPFDRRRYVLLCVTAAELLSMPMTTIGMLAGRVVQATAADRALPAFDPVRKPERMAFVDVLKLLESYDVLRAVDGATEAYVESAEAKVLYRVDTTLLMRLPAAPVGASRLAVPPDEVPARFEELLTGLVRERRYGGAVVDGTADGAHGEAAATDAQRNLRLRHSVLRRLFDDPVLYRSDLADDELAYVTSLTGRQILRRSVEQAGFVLEERAEGFLLVDPDGLATDVRFPDDTSTARVAALLLLEPLCAAPAGLLPEQLVEAGADLLRRFPRWAKAYQSEDGAARLSDDAVRVLTDVGLARRARGRVVACPAAYRYRLTETTSSDPAEKPGPERGTSPFETAGTTASGGAGAQGDQQ
- a CDS encoding TIGR02677 family protein, which translates into the protein MFRFTTGERSDLYGAVLDAFGVAGEHLETALGLETVRLRLRGVGWAAAVEDEELHEALRKLVQWELLDVVHNHAENYRTAEEYERRNLQYSLTRRGEAALAGVRHALEVLASTGALQTAVLEAIADRLDELCGLCGEPASADRRIFSTLRELEGHLDALVENTKAFNGELQRLLRAEGADLEVFREVKAATVAYLQEFLVNLDRRGQAVAAAVARVEEQGIAVLRERALRGAELPPVTGEDPAAGWLESRRARWAGLRAWFLPDDGARPRIEQLHDIARRAIVSLLQVLERINESRRRSSSAVQDFRELARWFAAAPAEEDLHRLWSAAFGLGPARHAHLAHPDPELIPSSHSWSEAPPVEVSALLRTSGRTERFTRTAKVRDVAAVRAERAERARAERAELARAWQVLETDGPVRLSSFGALDPAVFDRLLDLLGRSLSARPDAEGLRRATTGDGRVEIALARPPDSRTVLLRTTKGSLAGPDYVVHIVAAGGACAFPDFLAAQQEAV